A genomic window from Flavobacterium johnsoniae includes:
- a CDS encoding CPBP family intramembrane glutamic endopeptidase — METFTLKQKTFNSPITKIILALLTFMAVVIIGQQIASKLLSLTALDKDYRNLLKGLFVSASCILSYIFFFKKYDKRIITEFAVKGLAKNLFIGISIGFILQSLTILVMYLNGNYSIVKINPVTFILIPFAIMFTVAIIEEVLVRGIIFRIMEEKLGSYISLAISSVLFGALHLANPHGTLISGICITTAGFLFGAAFMYSRSLWLPIAIHFAWNFTQSGIYGAITSGNEKTNNLVEAQIQGPEFITGGAFGPEGSIQAIVFCALATILLLVLCHKNNRIIKPSWKK, encoded by the coding sequence ATGGAAACGTTTACTTTAAAACAAAAAACATTCAATTCTCCAATAACCAAAATTATTCTTGCCTTACTTACTTTTATGGCAGTTGTTATTATCGGACAACAAATTGCTTCAAAATTACTCAGTTTGACTGCACTCGACAAAGATTACAGAAATCTATTGAAAGGACTTTTCGTTTCCGCGTCATGCATATTGAGTTATATCTTTTTCTTTAAAAAATATGATAAAAGAATCATAACTGAATTTGCTGTAAAAGGACTTGCTAAAAATCTATTTATTGGAATTTCGATTGGTTTTATTTTACAATCCTTAACTATTTTGGTCATGTACCTTAACGGAAATTATAGTATTGTAAAAATAAATCCTGTTACGTTTATCTTGATTCCGTTTGCAATTATGTTTACCGTTGCTATTATCGAAGAAGTTTTGGTTCGCGGTATTATCTTTAGAATAATGGAAGAAAAACTAGGAAGCTATATTTCGCTAGCTATTTCTTCAGTATTATTTGGAGCTCTACACTTGGCAAACCCCCATGGTACATTGATTTCTGGAATATGTATTACAACTGCAGGTTTTTTATTTGGAGCTGCGTTTATGTACAGTCGTAGTTTGTGGTTGCCAATCGCGATACATTTTGCTTGGAATTTTACTCAATCTGGAATTTATGGAGCAATCACATCTGGAAATGAAAAAACAAACAATTTAGTCGAAGCTCAAATACAAGGTCCAGAATTTATTACAGGTGGTGCATTTGGTCCCGAAGGATCAATACAGGCAATTGTCTTTTGTGCTTTAGCAACTATTCTACTGTTGGTATTATGCCATAAAAACAATAGAATTATCAAACCTTCTTGGAAGAAATAA
- a CDS encoding BamA/TamA family outer membrane protein codes for MKNRKPSRKNILFSLLILLSFNTLNAQKYHISVKDSLDGAFDLSDYIIYAHGFIVVPTIITEPALGNIGGALVPIFLKKHAPVIEEDGKKRIVSPDITGGIGMYTGNKSWMVGAFRSATLVKPRILYRVAAGYGDVNLSFYANNRPNLPDEEFKLNFRSTIFYTQWLKQFKNAKWSAGPQYLFLNSKINLPDFNLPPPFVKPGDIKSTVSQFGGAIQFDGRDNIFTPDKGIRIQSDFFWSDNAIGSDYDAWRVNLSAIGYYPLAKTLIGGLRVEGEQAFGSPPFYLRPGINLRGIPAARYQGKTSIVTEAELRWDFYKRWSIMGFGGLASAFNDWDQAFAKPVVYSYGTGFRYLVARKFKLRMGVDVAKGNEDWAYYIVFGSNWMR; via the coding sequence ATGAAAAACAGAAAACCATCAAGAAAAAATATCTTATTCTCCCTTTTGATTCTTTTGTCATTTAATACTTTAAATGCGCAGAAATATCATATCAGTGTAAAAGATTCTTTAGACGGAGCTTTCGATTTGAGCGATTATATAATTTACGCGCACGGTTTTATTGTTGTTCCAACAATTATTACAGAACCCGCATTAGGAAATATTGGAGGTGCATTGGTTCCCATTTTTTTAAAAAAACATGCGCCAGTAATAGAAGAAGATGGTAAAAAACGTATTGTAAGTCCAGATATAACAGGCGGAATCGGAATGTACACTGGGAATAAAAGTTGGATGGTAGGAGCTTTTCGTTCAGCGACACTCGTAAAACCTAGAATATTATATCGTGTTGCGGCAGGATATGGAGATGTAAATCTTTCGTTTTATGCCAACAACAGACCGAATCTTCCCGATGAAGAATTTAAACTTAATTTTAGATCTACGATTTTTTATACACAATGGCTTAAACAATTTAAAAATGCCAAATGGAGCGCAGGTCCACAGTATTTATTTTTAAACTCTAAAATAAATCTGCCCGATTTTAATCTTCCGCCGCCATTTGTAAAACCTGGCGATATCAAAAGTACAGTTAGTCAGTTTGGAGGAGCAATTCAGTTTGACGGACGTGATAACATATTTACACCAGATAAAGGAATCAGGATTCAATCCGATTTCTTTTGGTCAGACAACGCAATAGGAAGCGACTACGATGCCTGGCGCGTTAATTTATCAGCAATAGGATATTATCCATTAGCAAAAACATTAATTGGCGGACTAAGGGTAGAAGGAGAGCAGGCGTTTGGGAGTCCGCCTTTTTATTTAAGGCCAGGAATTAACCTGAGAGGAATTCCCGCAGCGCGTTATCAAGGAAAAACAAGTATTGTAACTGAAGCCGAACTAAGATGGGATTTTTATAAAAGATGGAGCATTATGGGATTTGGCGGACTTGCAAGTGCTTTTAACGATTGGGATCAGGCTTTTGCAAAACCCGTTGTTTACAGTTACGGTACAGGTTTTAGGTACCTAGTTGCCCGAAAATTTAAACTCAGAATGGGAGTTGATGTCGCGAAAGGAAATGAAGATTGGGCTTACTATATCGTTTTTGGAAGCAATTGGATGCGATAA